From the Chloroflexus aurantiacus J-10-fl genome, one window contains:
- a CDS encoding flavin monoamine oxidase family protein, with product MYDVLVIGAGIAGLAAAHALQAAGLQVLVVEARQRIGGRIWTDTRYGPVECGAEFIHGQRAATWELVRRAGLPTSRWGRDRLFVVGGRILVDHSFGRSVIALYQHICDYRGPELSVAELIEQSAAPPEVKVLVGRWLANIEGADLNRLSATALARERRLSTIGEDNFHIDCGYERLLTPLSVGLRIELGVAVTLVRWDGDQVEVELADGRRLQARYLVVTVPVSLLQAGIPAFEPPLPAEKQVAINAIPMGHVTKLVIWFDRQFWPDFTVLSTDGVIATWWPVLSAHTPTLMGYMGGRQALTVADLGQDEAISVALGELQHLFGVDVRPYYRDGRLVDWSRDPWSRGAYSYSAANTPAARVALAAPLGPIHFAGEATVTGAEIATVHGAFESGRRAARAILLAQR from the coding sequence ATGTACGATGTACTGGTGATTGGAGCGGGTATTGCCGGTTTAGCCGCTGCCCATGCGTTGCAGGCTGCCGGTTTGCAGGTGCTCGTGGTTGAGGCACGGCAGCGGATTGGCGGTCGTATTTGGACGGATACGCGCTACGGGCCGGTTGAATGTGGGGCTGAGTTTATTCACGGGCAGCGGGCGGCAACCTGGGAGTTGGTGCGGCGGGCCGGTTTGCCGACTTCGCGGTGGGGCCGTGATCGTCTGTTCGTGGTCGGTGGCCGGATTCTGGTAGACCATTCGTTTGGGCGGTCGGTGATCGCGCTCTATCAGCATATCTGCGATTATCGTGGCCCTGAGTTGAGTGTTGCCGAACTGATTGAGCAGTCAGCCGCGCCGCCAGAGGTGAAGGTGCTGGTTGGGCGCTGGCTGGCCAATATTGAAGGCGCTGATCTCAATCGGTTGAGTGCGACCGCGCTGGCCCGTGAACGGCGTTTGAGTACTATCGGCGAAGATAATTTTCATATCGATTGCGGGTACGAGCGTCTGCTGACGCCGCTCAGCGTCGGTCTGCGGATTGAGCTGGGGGTAGCGGTAACGCTGGTGCGTTGGGATGGCGATCAGGTTGAGGTCGAGCTGGCCGATGGGCGACGGCTTCAGGCGCGCTATCTGGTGGTGACGGTGCCCGTTTCATTGCTGCAAGCCGGTATTCCGGCCTTTGAGCCGCCGCTGCCGGCAGAGAAACAGGTGGCGATAAACGCGATTCCGATGGGGCATGTGACCAAACTGGTGATCTGGTTTGACCGCCAGTTTTGGCCGGATTTTACGGTGCTGAGCACGGATGGCGTGATTGCGACCTGGTGGCCGGTGCTGAGCGCCCACACGCCCACGCTGATGGGCTATATGGGTGGGCGGCAGGCATTGACGGTGGCCGATTTGGGGCAAGATGAGGCGATCAGTGTTGCGTTGGGTGAGTTGCAGCACCTGTTTGGGGTGGATGTGAGGCCGTACTATCGGGATGGGCGTCTGGTTGACTGGTCGCGCGACCCGTGGAGTCGGGGGGCGTACAGTTACAGTGCAGCCAATACGCCGGCTGCGCGTGTCGCGTTAGCAGCACCACTCGGTCCCATTCATTTTGCCGGTGAAGCAACGGTGACCGGTGCGGAGATTGCGACGGTGCATGGCGCTTTTGAGAGTGGGCGCCGGGCGGCGCGGGCGATCCTGCTGGCCCAGAGGTAG
- a CDS encoding type II toxin-antitoxin system VapC family toxin, with protein MIVLDTHIWIWWVHDPSQLTQAQIEAITNNETELIGISAISCWEVAKLVEYKRLELPLPLEEWFEQALSYPGMQLLALTPEIAIESTRLPTPFHRDPADQIIVATARIYGCPLVTSDEKILQYPHVVTIG; from the coding sequence GTGATTGTACTTGATACTCACATCTGGATTTGGTGGGTGCATGACCCGTCGCAACTCACACAGGCGCAAATTGAAGCGATTACGAATAACGAAACGGAACTGATTGGTATCAGTGCCATTTCATGCTGGGAAGTTGCTAAACTTGTGGAATACAAACGTCTGGAATTGCCCTTGCCTTTAGAAGAGTGGTTTGAACAGGCATTGAGCTATCCTGGGATGCAGCTTCTTGCACTAACGCCAGAGATTGCTATCGAGTCAACGCGCTTACCAACCCCATTCCATCGCGATCCAGCAGACCAGATCATTGTTGCAACCGCAAGAATTTACGGATGTCCACTGGTAACATCTGATGAGAAGATATTGCAGTATCCGCACGTGGTAACAATTGGATGA
- a CDS encoding glycosyltransferase family 4 protein translates to MRILYIASGIPTPGTVGGSIHTLEVARGLAHLGHDVHVVAASRELPLHHLRLRPLFRLTARPYAGFTLYHQDIPKALSLLGAAAVIRLARQLRPDLIMERYYNFAGAGMIAAHRLQIPTILEVNALIVDPPTVLKRRLDDAFGSPFRHWAEQQCHWADRIVTPLHTTVPPAIPRDKIVELPWGANVEAFKPPAAPVPGPPNIIFMGTFRPWHGVSDFVRAARLLIERGHNYRFTLIGDGPERATAEALAAEYADRFTFTGAVAYERLPQLLAQAHLGVAPFNTAPHPALRTAGFFWSPLKIYEYMAAGLPVVTAAIHPLTDVIREGQEGALFREGDIVDLAAAIERVLSDPQAAFAMGRRARERVVAEFSWQRHCAELERIALTLVQHRHR, encoded by the coding sequence GTGCGCATCCTGTACATTGCTTCCGGCATCCCGACACCAGGTACGGTAGGCGGCAGTATCCATACCCTGGAGGTGGCGCGTGGACTGGCCCATCTCGGCCATGATGTCCACGTGGTTGCAGCCAGTCGCGAACTACCGCTGCATCATCTTCGCCTGAGACCACTGTTCAGGCTTACAGCCCGGCCATACGCCGGGTTTACGCTTTATCATCAAGATATCCCCAAGGCATTGAGCCTGCTCGGTGCTGCGGCTGTGATCAGGCTGGCACGTCAGCTTCGTCCCGATCTGATCATGGAGCGCTACTACAACTTTGCCGGCGCCGGGATGATTGCCGCGCACCGTTTGCAGATTCCAACTATTCTCGAAGTAAATGCTCTGATCGTCGATCCGCCGACAGTCCTCAAGCGCCGCCTTGATGACGCCTTCGGTAGTCCTTTCCGGCACTGGGCGGAACAGCAATGTCACTGGGCAGATCGGATCGTCACGCCACTGCACACCACCGTACCACCCGCCATCCCTCGTGACAAGATCGTCGAATTACCGTGGGGTGCCAACGTTGAGGCATTCAAACCGCCAGCCGCACCGGTGCCCGGCCCACCCAATATCATCTTTATGGGAACCTTTCGTCCCTGGCACGGCGTAAGTGATTTCGTGCGTGCAGCTCGTCTGTTGATCGAGCGCGGGCACAACTATCGCTTTACCCTGATCGGCGATGGCCCTGAACGAGCTACGGCAGAGGCTCTCGCCGCAGAATATGCTGATCGCTTCACATTTACCGGCGCCGTCGCCTACGAACGCCTACCCCAACTCCTGGCTCAGGCCCACCTCGGTGTGGCCCCATTCAACACCGCCCCCCATCCGGCACTGCGTACCGCCGGATTTTTCTGGTCACCACTCAAAATCTACGAGTACATGGCCGCCGGGCTGCCGGTTGTCACCGCTGCCATTCATCCACTCACCGACGTGATCCGGGAAGGTCAGGAAGGTGCCTTGTTTCGGGAAGGCGACATCGTCGATCTGGCCGCAGCAATCGAGCGCGTACTGAGCGATCCACAGGCAGCATTTGCCATGGGCCGTCGTGCCCGCGAGCGCGTGGTTGCCGAATTCTCGTGGCAACGGCATTGTGCTGAACTGGAGCGGATTGCACTGACCCTTGTACAGCATCGGCACAGATAG
- a CDS encoding adenylate/guanylate cyclase domain-containing protein: MHYSLRQPTSVNDTASITEDQGRGSPGLRFVSECATNSLFFPLAAVGCEAVTVSPGVYFSSALPYILITAGLLQTCYLSIYANNSSWHRLTGNLIGPILYSIGGYIYEGPHFWFHLLHFAYWGFALTIAILQFLRAQIALTAINPIVIISENIIRTSIILFLFYTFQEDQPFNQHLSIQQFFNNPDHQIITFLILLLGTIAGLTHAYSEWHLRLLTKTIRQFNRFAEWLLGRKLLHLSLTNPDQLTLQRRERSILFMDIRGFTTWSEHRTPEEVVQLLNSYYQIIEQVFSGYQVIKYKLSADEAMAIFPDPTTAIQAAIMIRSHIQPLLDHEQLGVGIGIHHGPVVEGLLGSRGVRFYDVIGDTVNTAKRLESVARKGEILVSSRAYQAINEGCYRITPDIITVKGKKNPLQVYVFSETTHLTNAEPSACQAEPEHE; this comes from the coding sequence ATGCACTACTCACTCAGACAACCGACGAGTGTAAATGATACAGCCTCTATAACTGAAGACCAGGGGCGAGGTTCGCCGGGTCTACGATTCGTTTCTGAATGCGCCACGAATTCACTCTTTTTCCCCTTAGCTGCGGTTGGATGCGAAGCAGTTACGGTATCACCCGGTGTCTATTTTTCTTCCGCCCTACCCTATATTCTGATCACAGCCGGCCTGTTACAGACCTGCTACTTGAGCATCTACGCCAACAACTCGTCATGGCATCGCCTAACAGGGAACCTGATTGGCCCAATCCTCTACAGTATCGGTGGTTATATTTACGAAGGCCCTCATTTCTGGTTTCATCTCTTACATTTTGCGTATTGGGGTTTTGCCCTCACGATTGCTATACTCCAATTTCTACGCGCCCAAATTGCTCTGACAGCCATCAATCCTATCGTGATCATTAGTGAAAATATCATTCGCACCAGCATCATCCTCTTCTTGTTTTACACTTTTCAAGAAGATCAACCGTTCAATCAGCACCTATCCATTCAGCAATTTTTCAACAACCCTGATCATCAAATAATCACATTTCTCATCCTGTTGCTCGGCACCATTGCCGGGCTGACCCATGCGTACAGTGAATGGCACTTACGTCTGCTCACTAAAACAATCAGACAATTCAACAGGTTCGCTGAATGGTTGCTCGGTCGTAAACTACTACATCTCTCGCTAACAAATCCAGATCAATTAACCCTACAACGTCGTGAACGCAGTATATTGTTCATGGATATTCGCGGTTTTACGACATGGAGTGAACACAGAACGCCCGAAGAAGTTGTGCAATTACTCAATTCGTATTATCAGATTATTGAACAGGTATTTTCTGGCTATCAAGTTATCAAGTACAAACTATCAGCCGATGAGGCAATGGCCATTTTCCCCGACCCGACGACAGCCATTCAGGCTGCCATTATGATTCGGTCACATATTCAACCGTTGCTCGACCACGAGCAGTTGGGTGTTGGAATCGGTATCCATCACGGCCCCGTCGTTGAAGGACTGTTAGGTAGCCGTGGGGTCAGGTTTTATGATGTGATCGGAGATACGGTTAATACTGCGAAACGCCTGGAAAGCGTCGCTCGCAAAGGTGAAATCCTGGTCTCTAGCCGTGCATATCAAGCCATTAACGAAGGATGTTATCGAATTACGCCAGATATTATTACCGTCAAAGGAAAGAAAAACCCCTTACAGGTCTATGTATTCTCCGAAACCACCCATCTCACCAATGCCGAACCATCAGCCTGCCAGGCAGAGCCTGAACATGAATGA
- a CDS encoding AAA family ATPase — protein MMLANLAELACYLPGLIRRRLQNIGADGRLEAAKETFPAAILFADLSGFTALTEHLTHTNPAGTEELTQILDLYFGHLVRIVTVHGGDVIKFSGDGLIALWYGDEPLPVLTRRAIQCGLAIQMMMSPAVWSTEVIDEAARRLRARVGIGAGDVTLMHLGGIYDRWELLIVGDAVRAAGAAEAAAPPGEVALTANAWELAQPWCEAEPLSDSHWRLTALLDDVPLRAFTTPVIDQEQIELLRSYVPKAILSRIDAGQSAWLAEQRYVTVLFAHLGDLNATTPLPAAQAAVRALQTCLYRYEGSINRLGIDNKGPTLLAAFGLPPFAHEDDALRGVLAAHDIVNTLSNLGFSCTIGLTSGPALCSSVGGLERREYTMMGSVVNRAARLMQAARQQQIPLLCDGETAAACRERITFNALPPLHLRGISDPVTVFQPVLNITDDTNRQLISKARYNHAFVGRTSEMALLLDRLDRLQRGQSGGVMISGEAGIGKSHLVQEFLNQARAQNTVILSATARAIDRSPYHTIRSGLLELLNDVRLAVLSDDIYHISRQLWPTNLTTIANPTASPDQGYAGRVHDGLIAVLSKAAEHAPLMIAIEDVQWLDEPTWSLLINLLEQPVPILLIVTGRPPLNQTEEQRRFLYHPLVDHIKLQGLSPPEIHDLIAHALDVSQVDEAIWRMIADQTQGHPFFSLELAKALRDAGLLMRQHQMCRFVPGATKTALQMVRLPATVQGLITSRFDQLTLDQQLTLKAASIIGAEFDPTTLAAIHPSGLSEAQLTGQLFALQQAGLIVLERFEPHLQYAFRPAAIAEAIYNLMSFAQRRQLHARLAAYLEQHTGHDPLRAITIAHHWQAAGETLRAKPFLEQAGELALHTGDYANAIDLLSKAHQIGIDEEASVIGRRERLLAEAYYGQGRLAESYRLLQSALRHLGYHLPVRRRRLIWSLFIEVIQQILILLGIPKRDLPAGKNAVEIARAAHLLVQIDYYQHDPLTMLYRLLFAMNLAETTRLPTIQARSYASMEIALNRLPMLARLYRRKAMRLAKRLNDPSTMAWVAQMQGLAALIRSEWRQAQAALQFGMSIAQQTGETRRWLECRALLAMVQLRLGDVPEALAGAGEIAMRSERSRDHQVQVWGRLSAAEFYLANGDVAAAVSEWQAASNLFTDANRISRADQIWHTVLAARIALMSGETRQAHELAVQALQQINGAPPPALYLIRSYRALLTMPLSPKQRWMARLIRWQVGLLFPLALRDDSGR, from the coding sequence ATGATGCTCGCAAATCTCGCTGAACTGGCCTGCTACCTTCCCGGCCTGATCCGGCGACGGCTACAAAATATCGGGGCTGATGGCCGCCTTGAAGCGGCAAAAGAGACGTTTCCGGCAGCCATCCTGTTTGCCGACCTCTCAGGATTCACCGCGCTGACCGAACATCTGACCCACACCAATCCGGCTGGTACCGAGGAGCTGACGCAGATTCTCGATCTCTATTTTGGTCATCTGGTGCGGATCGTGACCGTCCACGGTGGTGATGTGATCAAGTTTTCCGGTGATGGATTGATCGCGCTCTGGTACGGTGATGAACCATTACCCGTATTGACTCGCCGGGCAATCCAATGCGGTCTGGCAATTCAGATGATGATGTCGCCTGCGGTCTGGAGCACGGAAGTCATCGACGAGGCAGCACGACGACTACGCGCCCGTGTCGGAATCGGGGCCGGCGATGTCACCCTGATGCATCTTGGCGGCATCTACGACCGCTGGGAACTCCTGATCGTTGGTGATGCAGTACGCGCAGCCGGTGCAGCCGAAGCTGCCGCACCACCGGGAGAAGTTGCCCTTACCGCCAATGCCTGGGAGCTGGCGCAGCCATGGTGCGAGGCCGAGCCTCTATCTGACAGCCACTGGCGCTTGACCGCCCTACTCGACGATGTGCCGCTGCGCGCATTCACCACACCGGTTATCGATCAGGAGCAAATCGAATTATTACGCTCGTATGTTCCGAAAGCGATCTTGAGCCGTATCGATGCCGGTCAAAGCGCATGGCTGGCCGAACAACGTTATGTCACCGTACTCTTTGCCCATCTCGGTGATCTGAATGCCACCACCCCATTACCGGCAGCGCAAGCGGCAGTACGCGCCCTGCAGACCTGCCTCTACCGCTATGAAGGCAGTATCAATCGTCTGGGCATCGACAACAAGGGGCCAACGTTGTTAGCGGCATTTGGCCTTCCTCCCTTTGCCCACGAAGACGATGCACTACGTGGGGTGTTAGCTGCTCACGATATTGTCAATACGCTCTCGAATCTGGGTTTTTCCTGCACAATCGGCCTGACGAGTGGGCCGGCACTCTGTAGCTCGGTGGGCGGTCTGGAGCGGCGCGAATACACCATGATGGGTTCGGTTGTCAACCGCGCCGCCCGTCTGATGCAGGCAGCCCGCCAACAGCAGATACCGCTCCTCTGCGATGGCGAAACCGCCGCAGCCTGTCGCGAGCGGATCACCTTCAACGCCCTGCCGCCATTACACCTGCGCGGCATTAGCGATCCGGTAACCGTCTTCCAGCCGGTGCTCAACATCACTGATGATACCAACCGCCAGCTTATCAGCAAGGCACGTTACAACCACGCTTTTGTCGGGCGCACCAGTGAGATGGCTTTGCTGCTCGACCGCCTCGACCGCTTGCAACGCGGGCAGAGTGGCGGTGTGATGATCAGCGGCGAAGCCGGTATCGGCAAATCACACCTGGTACAGGAGTTTCTCAATCAGGCCCGTGCCCAGAATACGGTTATCCTCTCTGCAACTGCGCGCGCTATCGACCGTAGCCCTTACCATACTATTCGTAGCGGTTTACTCGAATTACTCAACGATGTACGGCTGGCCGTCCTCAGCGATGACATTTACCATATTAGCCGTCAGTTGTGGCCCACGAACCTGACCACGATAGCTAACCCCACAGCGTCACCTGACCAGGGTTACGCCGGGCGTGTCCACGATGGATTAATTGCGGTCTTGAGCAAAGCCGCCGAGCACGCACCGCTGATGATCGCAATTGAAGACGTACAGTGGCTCGATGAACCAACCTGGAGCTTGCTGATCAATCTGCTCGAACAGCCAGTCCCCATCTTGCTGATCGTGACCGGAAGACCACCACTCAACCAGACCGAGGAGCAGCGTCGCTTCCTGTATCACCCCCTGGTTGACCATATCAAGCTCCAGGGCCTGAGTCCGCCAGAGATCCACGATTTGATCGCCCATGCGCTGGATGTCAGTCAGGTTGATGAAGCAATCTGGCGCATGATTGCCGATCAGACCCAAGGGCATCCATTCTTCAGCCTCGAACTGGCTAAGGCACTACGCGATGCCGGTCTGTTAATGCGCCAGCATCAGATGTGTCGTTTTGTGCCAGGAGCAACGAAAACGGCCCTCCAGATGGTGCGTTTACCGGCAACAGTACAGGGATTGATCACGAGCCGCTTCGATCAGTTAACCCTCGACCAGCAACTGACCCTGAAAGCAGCCAGTATTATCGGCGCCGAATTTGATCCGACGACACTGGCGGCGATTCACCCATCCGGGCTAAGCGAGGCCCAATTGACCGGCCAGCTCTTCGCGCTCCAACAGGCCGGGTTGATTGTTCTGGAACGCTTTGAACCACACCTGCAATACGCCTTCCGCCCGGCAGCGATTGCCGAAGCCATTTACAATCTAATGAGTTTTGCCCAGCGCCGTCAACTACACGCTCGCCTCGCAGCATACCTCGAACAACATACTGGACACGACCCTCTACGTGCCATCACGATTGCTCACCACTGGCAGGCAGCCGGCGAAACGCTGCGCGCTAAACCGTTTCTCGAACAGGCGGGAGAACTGGCACTACATACCGGTGATTATGCCAATGCAATTGATCTGCTGAGCAAGGCTCACCAGATAGGTATCGACGAAGAAGCATCGGTTATTGGGCGCCGGGAACGACTGCTGGCAGAGGCCTACTACGGTCAGGGGCGCCTTGCCGAGAGTTATCGGCTGTTACAGAGTGCACTTCGTCACCTGGGGTACCACCTACCTGTTAGACGGCGCAGGTTGATCTGGTCGTTATTCATCGAGGTCATTCAACAGATTCTCATCCTGCTGGGTATCCCCAAACGAGACCTACCGGCAGGCAAGAATGCAGTAGAGATTGCCCGCGCTGCTCATCTACTGGTACAGATCGATTATTACCAGCACGACCCGCTGACGATGCTCTACAGATTATTGTTTGCAATGAATCTGGCCGAAACCACCCGCTTACCGACAATCCAGGCGCGTTCATACGCCAGTATGGAAATAGCGCTGAATCGCTTACCAATGCTGGCCCGATTGTACCGCCGTAAAGCGATGAGACTGGCCAAACGCCTGAACGATCCCTCGACAATGGCCTGGGTAGCCCAGATGCAAGGTCTGGCCGCACTTATCCGTAGTGAATGGCGTCAGGCCCAGGCGGCCCTTCAGTTCGGCATGAGCATTGCTCAGCAAACCGGCGAAACTCGCCGCTGGCTCGAATGTCGTGCTTTGCTGGCAATGGTACAGTTACGACTCGGTGATGTACCTGAAGCATTGGCAGGTGCCGGCGAGATTGCCATGCGCAGCGAACGTAGCCGCGATCATCAGGTGCAGGTATGGGGTCGTTTAAGCGCTGCCGAGTTCTATCTGGCGAACGGTGATGTTGCCGCAGCGGTGAGCGAATGGCAGGCCGCGAGTAATTTGTTTACCGATGCGAACCGAATCAGCCGTGCCGATCAGATCTGGCATACCGTTCTGGCCGCTCGTATCGCGCTGATGAGCGGTGAAACCCGGCAGGCCCACGAGCTGGCCGTGCAAGCCCTTCAGCAGATAAACGGTGCCCCTCCCCCGGCCCTGTATCTGATCCGTAGTTATCGGGCTTTGCTCACTATGCCGCTTTCACCGAAGCAACGCTGGATGGCGCGCCTGATTCGCTGGCAGGTTGGACTGCTGTTCCCGCTGGCACTACGCGATGATAGCGGCAGATGA
- the dnaK gene encoding molecular chaperone DnaK, with amino-acid sequence MGKIVGIDLGTTNSCIAVMEGGDVVVIPNAEGNRTTPSVVAFAKNGERLVGLTAKRQATINPENTLYSVKRFIGRSFDEVTEERERVPFKVVKGPRNDVRIYVPQTNKEYAPQEISAMVLQKLKADAEAFLGEPVTQAVITVPAYFNDSQRQATKDAGKIAGLEVLRIINEPTAAALAYGLDKKKDETILVFDLGGGTFDVSILEVGDGVIEVKATSGDTHLGGDDYDAAIVNWIIEEFRKDQGIDLSKDRQALQRLKEAAEKAKMELSSMMETEINLPFITADASGPKHLAMKLTRAKFEQLTAHLTERLREPVLRALKDAGLQPSQIDEVVLVGGSTRMPVVQELVRKMLGKEPNKSVNPDEVVAVGAAIQAGVLGGEVKDVLLLDVTPLSLGVETLGGVMTKLIERNTTIPTRKTEIFSTAADGQTAVDIHILQGEREMAADNITLGRFRLEGIPPAPRGVPQIEVTFDIDANGILNVSARDKATGKEQRITITASTNLSKEEVERMIRDAQAHAAEDKARRELVELKNQADSLAYQAEKSLKELGDKVDSIERGRIEGLIKDLREAIAQEDRNRIQKLSNDLQQAMFKVSQAAYGDGAAPGAGSSGRKDDGVVEGEYTVN; translated from the coding sequence ATGGGCAAGATTGTAGGAATTGACCTTGGCACGACGAACTCGTGCATTGCAGTTATGGAAGGTGGCGATGTGGTCGTCATTCCGAACGCGGAAGGCAACCGCACGACGCCATCGGTGGTAGCGTTCGCCAAGAATGGTGAGCGGCTGGTGGGTTTGACCGCCAAGCGACAGGCGACCATCAACCCAGAAAATACACTGTATTCCGTGAAGCGCTTTATCGGGCGTTCGTTCGACGAAGTGACCGAAGAGCGTGAGCGTGTGCCGTTCAAAGTGGTGAAGGGGCCACGCAACGATGTACGGATTTACGTACCACAGACGAACAAAGAGTATGCGCCGCAAGAGATCTCGGCAATGGTCTTGCAGAAGCTGAAAGCCGATGCCGAGGCATTTTTGGGCGAGCCGGTAACGCAGGCCGTGATCACGGTGCCGGCCTACTTCAACGACAGTCAGCGCCAGGCAACGAAGGATGCCGGTAAGATTGCCGGTCTGGAAGTGCTGCGTATTATCAACGAGCCAACGGCGGCTGCGCTGGCGTATGGCCTGGATAAGAAGAAAGACGAGACCATCCTGGTCTTCGACCTCGGTGGTGGTACCTTCGACGTGAGCATCCTTGAAGTTGGTGATGGTGTGATCGAGGTCAAGGCGACCAGTGGTGATACTCACCTCGGTGGTGATGACTACGACGCAGCCATCGTCAACTGGATCATCGAGGAGTTCCGCAAGGATCAGGGTATTGATCTGAGCAAAGACCGCCAGGCGCTGCAACGCTTGAAAGAGGCGGCTGAGAAGGCCAAGATGGAACTCAGCTCGATGATGGAGACTGAGATCAACCTGCCCTTCATCACTGCCGATGCGAGCGGGCCGAAGCATCTGGCGATGAAGCTGACACGGGCGAAGTTCGAGCAGTTGACGGCACACCTGACCGAACGGCTGCGCGAGCCGGTGTTGCGGGCGTTGAAGGATGCCGGTCTGCAACCCAGCCAGATCGATGAGGTGGTGCTGGTCGGTGGTTCGACCCGGATGCCGGTTGTGCAGGAACTGGTACGCAAGATGCTCGGCAAGGAGCCGAACAAGAGCGTGAACCCGGACGAGGTGGTCGCGGTCGGTGCGGCAATCCAGGCCGGTGTGTTGGGTGGTGAAGTCAAGGATGTGCTCTTGCTTGACGTAACGCCGCTCTCGCTCGGTGTCGAGACGCTCGGTGGGGTGATGACGAAGCTGATTGAGCGCAACACGACCATCCCCACCCGCAAGACCGAGATCTTCTCGACGGCGGCTGATGGGCAGACGGCGGTTGACATTCACATCTTGCAGGGTGAGCGCGAGATGGCAGCCGACAACATCACGTTGGGTCGGTTCCGCCTCGAAGGAATTCCGCCGGCGCCGCGTGGCGTGCCGCAAATTGAGGTGACCTTCGATATTGACGCGAACGGTATCTTGAACGTGAGCGCACGCGACAAAGCGACCGGTAAGGAGCAGCGGATCACGATTACGGCCAGCACGAACCTCTCGAAAGAAGAGGTCGAGCGCATGATCCGCGATGCCCAGGCTCACGCTGCTGAAGACAAGGCTCGCCGTGAGCTGGTTGAGCTGAAGAACCAGGCCGATAGCCTGGCGTATCAGGCCGAGAAGTCGCTCAAGGAGTTGGGTGATAAGGTTGACAGCATCGAGCGTGGTCGCATCGAGGGGCTGATCAAGGATCTGCGCGAAGCGATTGCGCAAGAGGATCGCAACCGCATTCAGAAACTCTCGAACGACTTGCAGCAGGCGATGTTTAAGGTCTCGCAGGCGGCCTACGGTGATGGCGCTGCGCCGGGTGCCGGTAGCAGTGGTCGCAAAGACGATGGCGTGGTAGAGGGTGAGTATACCGTGAACTAA
- a CDS encoding LysR family transcriptional regulator, with protein MLNTVYLQTFLAVVETGSFSAAAKRLHLSQPAVSQQIRALEEQVGGVRLFRRSGQQMVLTLAGEQLLTSAREMVALAERTVQAVSALRGQVGGRVAIGCLAGGVEAFLPHLLTIVQRQYPALTVDIELQQAERLFEGLAERRFDLAILSDAPRRRGFETRLLAGERLALTAVIGHDLLQQEQVPVGVLRDYPLALPRVGHPLRRSIEDGLRRRGLSVGELRVVCETDSPLLLRAAVEAGQALAFLPVSVLPTRLDRLGVVALAGQPLVQEWYLIRLRERTTARIVDLLVECLLGEEARSTLLRLGLSA; from the coding sequence ATGCTGAATACCGTCTACTTGCAAACCTTTCTTGCCGTCGTCGAGACGGGTTCGTTTTCAGCCGCCGCCAAGCGACTGCACCTCTCACAACCGGCGGTGAGTCAGCAAATTCGGGCGTTAGAGGAGCAGGTTGGCGGTGTCCGGCTGTTTCGGCGGAGTGGACAACAGATGGTGCTGACGCTGGCCGGTGAGCAGTTGCTGACCAGCGCCCGTGAAATGGTAGCCCTGGCCGAACGCACGGTACAGGCGGTCAGTGCGTTGCGCGGTCAGGTTGGTGGGCGGGTGGCGATTGGTTGTCTCGCCGGGGGAGTTGAGGCATTTCTGCCACATCTGTTGACGATTGTGCAGCGTCAGTATCCGGCGTTGACGGTAGATATCGAGTTGCAGCAGGCTGAGCGTTTGTTTGAAGGACTGGCCGAGCGGCGCTTTGATCTGGCAATTTTGAGCGATGCACCGCGACGACGTGGTTTCGAGACGCGCTTACTGGCCGGTGAACGGCTGGCATTGACGGCGGTAATTGGGCATGACCTGTTGCAGCAGGAACAGGTACCAGTCGGTGTGCTTCGTGACTATCCCCTGGCCCTGCCACGTGTCGGCCATCCGTTGCGCCGTTCTATCGAAGATGGTCTGCGACGGCGTGGCCTTTCGGTTGGCGAATTGCGTGTTGTCTGTGAAACCGATAGTCCGTTGTTGCTGCGGGCAGCAGTAGAGGCCGGCCAGGCGCTGGCCTTTTTGCCGGTCAGTGTGCTGCCCACACGTCTGGATCGGCTGGGGGTGGTGGCGTTAGCCGGTCAGCCACTGGTACAGGAGTGGTATCTAATACGGTTGCGTGAACGAACGACGGCCCGGATTGTTGATCTGTTGGTCGAATGCCTGTTGGGTGAAGAGGCACGGTCAACGCTCCTGCGCCTGGGCTTGTCGGCGTGA
- a CDS encoding cyclic-di-AMP receptor has protein sequence MKLIIFVTEDAHADAGVDALVAAGFRVTRLATTGGFLRRGNTTLLVGVEDNQVDRAHEIIQRAAPGTLAITMDLERYERL, from the coding sequence ATGAAGTTAATCATCTTCGTAACCGAGGATGCACATGCGGATGCCGGCGTTGATGCTCTCGTTGCCGCCGGTTTTCGGGTGACACGGCTGGCGACAACGGGTGGCTTCCTGCGCCGTGGCAATACAACGTTGCTGGTTGGGGTTGAAGACAATCAGGTTGATCGGGCACACGAGATCATTCAGCGCGCCGCGCCAGGAACGCTGGCAATCACGATGGATCTTGAGCGATACGAACGGTTATAG